One genomic window of Legionella jordanis includes the following:
- the hutU gene encoding urocanate hydratase, which translates to MLENKKKSPVKAKTGTSLDAKNWLTEAPLRMLCNNLDPQVAENPEELVVYGGLGRAARNWDSFHKIVDVLKKLNNDQTLLIQSGKPVGVFPTHEDAPRVLIANSNLVPHWANWDHFNELDKKGLMMYGQMTAGSWIYIGSQGIVQGTYETFIACGKTHYEGNLSGKWVLTAGLGGMGGAQPLAATMAGASILAIECDESRLEKRVQTRYLDKWTRDLNEALAWIEESCMQRKPLSVGLLGNAAQIYPELLQRQIKPSIVTDQTSAHDPLNGYLPLGWTLEEAAEMRIKAPQKVIAAAKESMAQQVKAMLAFKDLGIPVFDYGNNIRQMAYEQGVASAFTIPGFVLNYIRPLFCQGIGPFRWVALSGDPEDIYATDRKVKELMPNEPHLHRWLDLAQEKIAFQGLPARICWVGLKDRARLGLAFNEMVKNKEVKAPIVIGRDHLDSGSVASPNRETEGMLDGSDAISDWPLLNALLNCASGATWVSIHHGGGVGLGFSQHAGMVIVADGSDKAAQRLQRVLHNDPATGVMRHADAGYELAKQCARDNNLWLPMESIGEPK; encoded by the coding sequence ATGTTGGAAAATAAGAAAAAATCACCTGTGAAAGCCAAAACAGGGACTAGCTTAGATGCTAAAAACTGGCTTACAGAAGCTCCCTTACGAATGCTGTGTAACAATTTGGATCCTCAAGTTGCCGAAAATCCTGAGGAACTGGTTGTTTATGGCGGGCTTGGCCGTGCTGCCCGGAACTGGGATTCGTTTCATAAAATTGTCGATGTACTGAAAAAGCTGAATAACGATCAAACTTTACTAATTCAATCCGGAAAACCGGTTGGCGTATTTCCCACCCATGAAGATGCTCCTCGTGTGCTTATTGCGAATTCAAACCTGGTACCTCACTGGGCAAACTGGGATCATTTTAATGAGTTGGATAAAAAAGGCCTCATGATGTATGGGCAAATGACGGCTGGAAGCTGGATCTACATCGGATCTCAGGGGATCGTGCAGGGAACTTATGAAACATTTATCGCTTGCGGTAAAACGCATTATGAAGGGAATTTGTCAGGAAAATGGGTTCTCACAGCTGGGCTAGGAGGTATGGGGGGCGCTCAACCTTTAGCCGCTACGATGGCTGGTGCCAGTATTCTTGCGATCGAGTGTGACGAATCGCGCCTGGAAAAACGAGTTCAGACTCGCTATCTCGATAAATGGACGAGGGATTTGAATGAAGCATTGGCGTGGATTGAAGAGTCTTGCATGCAACGCAAGCCTTTATCGGTAGGCCTATTAGGAAATGCAGCTCAAATTTACCCGGAATTACTGCAAAGGCAAATTAAGCCATCTATTGTAACGGATCAAACCAGTGCTCATGACCCATTAAATGGCTATTTGCCTCTCGGTTGGACCTTGGAAGAGGCGGCGGAAATGCGCATTAAAGCGCCGCAAAAAGTCATTGCTGCGGCCAAAGAATCCATGGCTCAGCAAGTAAAGGCCATGTTGGCATTTAAAGATTTGGGAATTCCAGTGTTTGATTATGGCAACAACATTAGGCAAATGGCTTATGAGCAGGGTGTCGCTTCCGCATTCACCATTCCAGGATTTGTCCTGAACTACATTCGGCCCTTATTTTGCCAAGGGATAGGCCCATTCCGATGGGTGGCCTTGTCGGGAGATCCTGAAGATATTTATGCCACTGACCGCAAGGTGAAAGAGCTGATGCCCAATGAACCTCATCTGCATCGCTGGTTGGATTTAGCGCAAGAAAAGATTGCCTTTCAGGGCTTGCCAGCGAGAATTTGTTGGGTTGGTCTAAAAGATCGTGCTCGTTTAGGCCTTGCCTTCAATGAAATGGTAAAAAATAAAGAAGTCAAAGCGCCTATTGTTATCGGTCGAGATCATTTGGACTCTGGTTCAGTGGCCAGCCCAAACCGGGAAACGGAGGGAATGCTTGATGGCAGCGATGCGATATCGGATTGGCCGTTACTAAATGCCTTATTAAATTGCGCAAGTGGTGCAACCTGGGTCAGCATCCATCATGGAGGAGGTGTAGGTCTAGGATTTTCCCAACATGCCGGCATGGTGATTGTGGCTGATGGCAGCGATAAGGCGGCGCAAAGATTGCAGCGGGTGCTACACAATGATCCAGCAACGGGAGTTATGCGTCATGCGGACGCGGGTTATGAGCTAGCAAAACAATGTGCAAGGGACAACAATTTATGGCTGCCAATGGAATCTATTGGAGAACCGAAATGA
- the rnhA gene encoding ribonuclease HI: MRIEIYTDGACKGNPGVGGWGVLLRYNGHEKTLMGAEALTTNNRMELTAAIKALEALKRSCEIDLYTDSQYLRLGITTWIAQWKKNGWRNSKREPVKNADLWQQLDTLTTKHKIHWHWVKGHSGHPENERADSLANEAIIELLKSMA, from the coding sequence ATGAGGATTGAAATTTATACGGATGGTGCCTGTAAAGGCAATCCCGGTGTAGGAGGATGGGGGGTTTTGCTCCGCTACAATGGCCATGAAAAAACCTTAATGGGAGCTGAGGCACTTACTACCAACAATCGTATGGAATTAACTGCAGCCATTAAAGCCCTTGAAGCTTTAAAAAGAAGCTGTGAAATCGATTTGTATACCGACTCTCAATACTTGCGGCTCGGTATCACCACCTGGATTGCCCAATGGAAAAAGAATGGCTGGCGAAATTCTAAAAGGGAGCCTGTTAAAAATGCTGATCTCTGGCAACAGCTGGATACTTTAACGACCAAACACAAGATTCATTGGCATTGGGTAAAAGGGCATTCAGGTCATCCAGAAAATGAAAGGGCGGATAGTCTGGCCAATGAAGCCATTATTGAGCTCTTAAAATCAATGGCTTAA
- a CDS encoding SDR family oxidoreductase codes for MTKVLFITGGSRGIGRAIAHRFAKEGAKIAIAAKTDKPHPTLEGTIHSVAKEIEELGGEALPLVVDVRYDDQVQQAMAQTVQAFGQLDILINNASAISLTDTVSTPMKRYDLMQSVNTRASFLCAQTAIPYLKRSSNPHILTLSPPLNMNAKWFASHLAYTLSKYGMSMCTLGLSEELKPHGIAANSLWPRTTIATDAIRVNFPEAIYKASRKPEIMADAAYWILTQPAKTVTGYFFIDEEVLTKAGVQDFSVYAIDPNVKPFPDLFL; via the coding sequence ATGACGAAAGTGCTATTTATAACGGGCGGTAGCCGCGGCATAGGACGAGCTATTGCGCATCGTTTTGCCAAGGAAGGTGCAAAAATAGCGATTGCAGCCAAAACCGATAAACCTCATCCAACTCTTGAGGGAACCATACACAGTGTGGCTAAGGAAATCGAGGAGCTAGGGGGAGAGGCTTTGCCATTAGTTGTAGATGTGCGCTATGACGATCAAGTTCAACAAGCCATGGCACAAACGGTGCAAGCCTTTGGCCAATTGGATATTTTAATTAATAATGCCAGTGCAATTAGTTTAACCGACACCGTTTCAACACCTATGAAACGTTATGATTTAATGCAATCTGTGAATACGAGGGCTAGTTTTCTGTGCGCTCAAACTGCAATTCCCTATCTTAAGCGTTCTAGTAATCCTCACATTTTGACTCTTTCCCCACCTCTAAATATGAACGCCAAATGGTTCGCATCCCATTTGGCATATACCCTCAGTAAATACGGCATGAGTATGTGTACGCTCGGATTATCTGAGGAGCTAAAACCACATGGAATTGCAGCCAACTCTCTCTGGCCAAGGACCACCATTGCCACTGATGCCATCCGGGTGAATTTTCCAGAGGCCATTTATAAGGCCAGCCGTAAACCGGAAATCATGGCCGATGCTGCGTACTGGATACTCACCCAACCCGCCAAAACAGTAACCGGATATTTTTTCATTGATGAAGAGGTATTAACAAAAGCTGGTGTTCAGGATTTTTCTGTGTATGCTATCGATCCTAACGTTAAGCCTTTTCCAGATTTATTTTTATGA
- the mnmA gene encoding tRNA 2-thiouridine(34) synthase MnmA translates to MKAKVIVGMSGGVDSSVAAWLLREQGYEVEGLFMKNWEEDDREGYCAAAQDLADAQAVCNQLRIPLHSVNFSKEYWDRVFAHFLNEYENGRTPNPDVLCNKEIKFNAFLNHALKLGADYIATGHYAKVRTSNGTSQLLKSKDREKDQTYFLHAVEPSALARTLFPIGDYLKAEVRDFAKQLGLVTHAKKDSTGICFIGEKRFKTFLKEFLLAKPGDIKSSLGEFLGRHEGLMFYTLGQRQGLGIGGRQSGNDEPWYVVDKDIESNTLIVAQGSDHPLLYAQGLVCGPIHWLVDYKDQLPLTCYAKTRYRQIEQPCVISPASGKQHYVMFSHLQRAITPGQYIVFYEKNQCLGGATIEQIIR, encoded by the coding sequence ATGAAAGCCAAAGTTATTGTGGGAATGTCTGGTGGCGTTGATTCGTCCGTTGCTGCCTGGTTATTGCGTGAACAAGGATATGAAGTAGAAGGCTTGTTCATGAAGAATTGGGAAGAAGATGATCGTGAGGGTTATTGCGCGGCAGCTCAAGACTTGGCTGATGCACAAGCTGTATGTAATCAGTTACGCATTCCTCTGCATAGCGTGAATTTTTCAAAAGAATATTGGGATCGCGTATTTGCCCATTTTTTAAATGAATATGAAAATGGAAGAACCCCCAACCCAGATGTTTTATGCAATAAAGAAATTAAATTCAATGCTTTTTTAAATCATGCATTAAAATTAGGCGCTGACTACATTGCTACAGGCCATTATGCAAAAGTTCGAACCAGTAATGGCACTAGTCAATTACTTAAGTCAAAAGATCGAGAAAAAGATCAAACCTATTTTCTGCATGCAGTGGAACCTAGTGCCCTGGCAAGGACCTTGTTTCCTATTGGTGATTATCTTAAAGCTGAGGTTAGAGATTTCGCAAAACAGCTGGGCTTAGTAACCCATGCCAAAAAGGACTCTACCGGAATTTGCTTTATTGGGGAAAAACGTTTCAAGACATTCTTGAAGGAATTTCTTTTGGCAAAACCTGGAGACATTAAAAGTAGTTTGGGTGAATTTCTGGGAAGACATGAGGGTTTAATGTTTTACACCTTAGGCCAAAGACAGGGATTAGGTATTGGTGGTCGACAATCCGGTAATGATGAACCCTGGTATGTGGTTGATAAAGACATTGAAAGCAACACACTTATTGTGGCTCAGGGGAGTGATCACCCTTTATTATATGCCCAGGGTTTGGTTTGTGGCCCTATACATTGGCTGGTTGATTACAAAGACCAATTGCCGCTTACATGTTATGCAAAAACACGTTATCGGCAAATAGAACAACCTTGCGTAATCTCGCCTGCCAGTGGTAAACAGCATTACGTTATGTTTTCGCACTTGCAGCGTGCTATCACACCCGGACAATACATTGTATTTTATGAAAAAAATCAATGTCTGGGTGGGGCTACTATCGAACAAATTATTCGCTGA
- the erpA gene encoding iron-sulfur cluster insertion protein ErpA, translated as MTATNACPTSSGIYFSVSAADKVASLIAEEGNPDLNLRVFVTGGGCSGFQYGFTFDTQINEDDQVIQQTCSDGRSSVKLLVDSMSYQYLNEAEIDYVQNIQGEQFVIRNPNAKTTCGCGSSFSIEDDE; from the coding sequence ATGACAGCAACCAATGCATGCCCCACCTCATCTGGCATATATTTTTCCGTCAGTGCCGCGGACAAAGTCGCTTCCTTGATTGCAGAGGAAGGCAATCCTGACTTAAACCTTCGAGTCTTTGTGACTGGAGGAGGCTGCTCAGGATTTCAATATGGTTTTACTTTTGATACTCAAATCAATGAGGATGATCAGGTGATTCAGCAAACTTGCTCTGATGGCCGCTCCTCAGTAAAACTCCTGGTGGATTCGATGAGTTATCAATATCTCAACGAAGCAGAGATTGATTACGTTCAAAATATTCAGGGGGAACAATTTGTTATCCGCAACCCCAATGCTAAAACCACTTGTGGATGTGGGTCTTCTTTCAGCATTGAGGATGACGAATAG
- a CDS encoding IS6 family transposase has translation MNIVDALIFVSRDISEAIWYCRRRRFIKEVAPLIIFWSDRFFLNWQNLQELGKERHLLLKESDLERYRHYFYKKQFQKLQPSMEDLTAPLTIKVHKKIKGTWLFLYTDAKGIVHDFYFSNTKNFEAPRAFFNHSLASNGLPQLVNLQIANNKRLAEKLNVKSHLDDMDFI, from the coding sequence ATGAACATCGTCGATGCGCTTATTTTTGTCTCAAGAGATATTTCGGAAGCCATTTGGTACTGTCGACGCAGAAGATTTATAAAAGAGGTGGCGCCGTTAATAATATTCTGGTCCGATCGGTTTTTTCTAAATTGGCAAAACCTACAAGAGCTCGGAAAAGAGAGGCATCTGCTACTTAAGGAATCGGATTTAGAAAGATACAGACACTATTTCTACAAGAAACAATTTCAGAAACTCCAACCAAGCATGGAGGATTTAACCGCTCCTCTCACCATCAAAGTTCACAAGAAAATTAAAGGCACCTGGTTGTTTTTATACACTGATGCCAAAGGCATCGTGCATGATTTTTATTTTAGCAATACAAAGAATTTTGAAGCCCCAAGAGCCTTTTTCAACCATTCTTTAGCTTCAAATGGATTACCTCAACTGGTCAATTTGCAAATAGCAAACAATAAAAGGCTTGCAGAAAAACTTAATGTTAAATCCCATTTAGATGACATGGATTTCATTTAA
- a CDS encoding L,D-transpeptidase has translation MEEKKPRQLGIAILVFAFPFLFLNLPAKALAYSHGPYLTLASNTFIFSPRTRTWKAVQNGKVIRSGKASGGSHYCKDIRRSCRTPSGVYRIWSKGGAGCVSSRYPLPHGGAKMPYCMFFSKYYAIHGSYEVPNYNASHGCIRVLPSDALWLSRNFIKIGTKVVVQPY, from the coding sequence ATGGAAGAAAAAAAACCTCGCCAACTCGGGATTGCTATTCTTGTCTTTGCTTTCCCATTTCTTTTTCTCAACTTACCTGCTAAAGCCTTAGCCTATAGCCATGGGCCTTATCTAACCCTGGCTTCCAATACTTTTATTTTCAGTCCGCGAACGAGAACTTGGAAAGCTGTTCAAAATGGTAAAGTCATTCGTAGTGGGAAGGCATCGGGAGGCAGTCATTACTGCAAGGATATTCGTCGCTCATGCCGAACCCCATCCGGAGTTTATCGCATTTGGAGCAAGGGCGGGGCAGGCTGCGTTTCATCACGATACCCGCTTCCTCATGGTGGTGCCAAAATGCCGTACTGCATGTTTTTCAGTAAATATTACGCCATCCATGGCTCATACGAAGTACCAAATTATAATGCAAGCCATGGCTGCATAAGGGTTTTGCCAAGTGATGCTTTATGGTTAAGTAGAAACTTCATAAAAATTGGCACTAAAGTAGTAGTACAACCTTATTAA
- a CDS encoding peptide MFS transporter: MSNQQIKQPRSLATFFATEMWERYGFYVVQTLLALYLAFEFKWQDAKVYTLVGTFTALTYLSPVVGGWLADHLLGQKKAILTGAVVLFFSYLSLFLFHTDDSLAASLAGIAVGTGLLKPNISSLLGNQYPDNSPARESGFTIFYMGITTGIILGTTLPSQLNYYFGWSLAFASAACGMIIAFAVFAFGVKLYRISDYHPSELTVTKGIKALLMTFGLWSASFFLLHYPSLADVAFAGVILLCLIYLIDVIKRETPQQARQTLVIGLLCVISVMFWAFYFQMFLSLTLFISRVVEPKLFGILFPPPYYVSIQSIGMIIFGYFISRRRPVIDSVHSGIKTGNKFMLSMLFMTLAYTLITLVCHSSHGTSLLSPLYFIPAYLLISIAELLLSPVGLSAITVLASRKKVSTMMGIFFVSLGIGAFLSGKLATLTAIKPEEVTILQLKAHYSHTFSYLFLILLASTFVCLVLNRTIKYLLSSSAQLASAE; this comes from the coding sequence GTGTCTAATCAGCAAATAAAACAACCTCGTTCTTTAGCAACTTTTTTTGCTACAGAGATGTGGGAAAGATATGGATTCTATGTTGTTCAAACCCTTTTAGCCCTCTACTTAGCTTTTGAATTTAAATGGCAGGATGCAAAAGTCTATACGTTGGTTGGCACGTTTACCGCTCTAACTTATCTTTCACCTGTTGTTGGGGGTTGGCTCGCCGACCACCTTCTTGGTCAAAAGAAAGCCATCTTAACTGGGGCCGTCGTTTTATTCTTTAGCTATTTATCGTTGTTTTTGTTTCATACGGATGACTCATTGGCAGCCTCCCTTGCCGGGATAGCAGTTGGAACAGGCCTTCTAAAACCCAACATTTCTTCCTTACTCGGTAATCAGTATCCTGATAATTCCCCTGCACGGGAGAGTGGTTTCACAATCTTTTATATGGGTATTACCACTGGCATAATTTTAGGTACAACCTTGCCAAGTCAGCTTAATTATTATTTTGGCTGGTCTTTGGCCTTTGCCAGTGCAGCATGCGGCATGATCATTGCTTTTGCTGTCTTTGCCTTCGGGGTCAAGCTGTATCGAATTAGCGACTACCATCCCTCTGAGCTTACCGTCACTAAGGGCATTAAAGCCTTACTCATGACGTTCGGCTTGTGGTCGGCCAGTTTTTTCTTACTGCATTACCCATCCTTGGCGGATGTAGCTTTCGCAGGGGTGATCTTGTTATGTTTAATTTATTTAATTGATGTCATCAAGAGAGAAACCCCTCAACAAGCCAGACAAACACTGGTTATTGGTCTTTTATGCGTTATCTCTGTAATGTTCTGGGCTTTTTACTTTCAAATGTTTCTCTCGCTGACTTTATTCATTTCCAGGGTGGTTGAACCAAAATTGTTTGGCATCCTGTTCCCTCCACCTTATTACGTCAGCATTCAAAGTATTGGCATGATTATTTTTGGCTATTTCATCTCACGAAGAAGACCTGTTATCGACTCGGTTCACAGCGGCATCAAAACCGGAAACAAATTCATGCTTTCCATGCTTTTTATGACACTTGCATACACTCTTATAACGCTGGTTTGCCATAGTAGCCATGGGACAAGCTTGTTGTCCCCACTTTATTTTATTCCGGCCTACTTGCTTATTTCTATTGCTGAATTGCTCCTCTCACCCGTTGGTCTTTCTGCCATCACCGTGCTTGCAAGCCGTAAAAAGGTCAGCACCATGATGGGAATTTTCTTTGTCTCTTTGGGGATTGGTGCCTTTTTGTCAGGAAAATTGGCAACCTTGACGGCTATCAAGCCAGAAGAAGTGACTATCTTGCAACTGAAAGCCCATTATAGTCATACGTTTAGCTATTTATTTCTGATACTGTTAGCCTCCACATTTGTCTGCTTGGTTCTAAACCGAACTATCAAATACTTGTTGAGCAGTTCCGCGCAATTGGCCTCTGCTGAATAG
- the hutH gene encoding histidine ammonia-lyase → MTDVFQLVPGQLSLNTIKSVLAHNQDISIDEQFFPAIDASCEVVNKIIREKRTVYGINTGFGSLAKQSISIENLIQLQRNIVLSHACGTGELLTDRQVALIMLLKINNLAQGYSGVRRELIEALCNLYNRRVYPCIPGKGSVGASGDLAPLAHLALPLLGEGQVRFQGELIQASEGLAMAGLSPLELAAKEGLALLNGLQVSTALSIEAFFKCELLFETAIIAGSLSVDAASGSDVPFDDRIHLARGYQSQREVAAMYRELLAGSAIRESHRDCSRVQDPYSLRCQPQIMGAVWHQMKFVRDTLQIEANAISDNPLIFVEEEEILSGGNFHGEMIAMACDNLALAIAEIGANAERRIALLIDSNFSGLPAFLVKESGLNSGFMIAHVTAAACASDNKALAHPHSVDSLPTSANQEDHVSMATNAARRLEAMIDNTATILAIELLAACQGLEFHKPLTTSKILQQSYDKVRTHVKPYDKDRYFAPDIASIKELILKGEFRRH, encoded by the coding sequence ATGACCGATGTTTTTCAGCTCGTTCCTGGCCAACTTAGCCTTAACACGATTAAATCAGTTCTTGCCCATAACCAGGACATTTCTATTGATGAACAATTTTTTCCTGCCATTGATGCATCCTGCGAAGTAGTCAATAAAATCATTCGCGAAAAACGAACGGTTTATGGGATTAATACAGGTTTTGGTTCTTTAGCCAAACAATCCATCAGCATTGAAAACCTGATTCAATTACAGCGTAATATTGTCCTTTCCCATGCCTGTGGAACGGGCGAGTTACTCACAGACAGGCAGGTCGCGCTTATTATGCTGCTTAAGATAAATAACTTGGCTCAGGGTTATTCAGGGGTTAGAAGAGAGCTAATTGAGGCTTTATGCAATTTGTATAATCGAAGGGTATATCCTTGCATACCAGGGAAAGGGTCGGTTGGTGCATCAGGTGATTTGGCTCCATTAGCTCACCTGGCATTGCCTTTATTGGGGGAAGGCCAGGTCCGTTTCCAGGGAGAATTGATTCAGGCCAGTGAAGGTTTGGCCATGGCCGGTTTATCGCCCCTTGAATTAGCAGCTAAAGAAGGGCTGGCTTTGCTAAATGGTTTGCAAGTCTCGACCGCTCTTAGTATTGAAGCCTTCTTTAAATGTGAATTATTGTTTGAAACGGCTATCATTGCGGGAAGTCTCTCTGTTGATGCTGCAAGCGGTAGCGATGTGCCTTTTGATGATCGAATTCACCTGGCAAGAGGTTATCAGTCTCAGCGGGAGGTGGCTGCCATGTACCGCGAACTCTTGGCCGGTAGTGCGATTCGAGAATCGCATCGGGATTGCTCAAGAGTTCAGGATCCATACTCCTTAAGATGTCAGCCTCAAATTATGGGTGCAGTCTGGCACCAAATGAAATTTGTTAGAGACACGCTTCAAATTGAAGCCAATGCCATTTCTGATAATCCTCTAATTTTTGTGGAAGAAGAGGAAATTTTATCTGGGGGTAATTTCCATGGCGAAATGATAGCCATGGCTTGTGATAATTTGGCTTTGGCAATAGCAGAAATAGGGGCTAATGCCGAACGTCGAATTGCCCTGCTTATTGACAGTAACTTTAGTGGTTTGCCAGCATTTTTAGTCAAAGAAAGCGGCTTGAACTCCGGATTTATGATTGCTCATGTAACAGCAGCAGCCTGTGCCAGTGACAACAAGGCCTTGGCTCATCCCCACTCGGTAGATAGTTTGCCCACCTCTGCAAATCAGGAGGACCATGTGTCAATGGCCACGAATGCTGCTCGAAGGTTAGAGGCGATGATTGATAATACTGCCACTATATTAGCGATTGAGCTTTTAGCGGCTTGCCAGGGGCTTGAATTCCACAAACCTCTGACCACATCAAAAATCTTACAGCAGTCCTATGATAAAGTCAGGACTCATGTAAAACCCTACGATAAAGATCGCTATTTTGCGCCTGATATTGCCAGCATAAAAGAATTGATCTTAAAAGGAGAGTTTCGTCGTCATTAA
- a CDS encoding coniferyl aldehyde dehydrogenase produces the protein MELPQHFQTLKERHLKEPYASLSQRRENLLLLKKILQENAEALAEQLSYDFSHRSRFETLLLELFPAINTINYCIKNLKKWAKPRKRHVSWLFKPASAYLLPQPLGVVGIVVPWNYPLLLAIGPLAYALAAGNRVMIKMSELTAAVGGFFEQLIQNSRLAETIQIVNGDIEIAKSFSQLPFGHLLFTGSPKVGSQVMKAAAEHLTPVTLELGGKSPVFISNTLKPQFLKRLFMAKVANAGQTCIAPDFLLIPKNREQLIEDEFRQFIDEHYPNLIDNQDYSSIISTEHKQRLENILKDAEMKGARIVTIGNGVKNGRKLPIHLIFNASLAMKVMQEEIFGPILPVLCYQSLNDALEQINAFANPLVLYYYGSDQQEIEQLSMRTLSGALCINDSLTYIGIDDLPFGGVGQSGMGYYHAQEGFDVFSKLKAVFVQKRFNMVPWFYPPYGWLTTFLLTKISGLHLKEKK, from the coding sequence ATGGAATTACCTCAACACTTTCAAACGTTGAAGGAGCGCCATCTTAAAGAACCATATGCTTCTTTAAGCCAACGCCGAGAAAATTTATTGCTCCTTAAGAAGATTCTTCAGGAGAATGCAGAAGCATTGGCCGAACAGTTGAGTTATGATTTTTCTCATCGCAGTCGTTTTGAAACTCTACTTCTTGAGCTTTTTCCAGCCATCAATACCATAAATTATTGTATAAAAAATCTAAAAAAATGGGCTAAACCCCGTAAACGTCATGTTTCCTGGTTGTTTAAGCCAGCGTCAGCTTATCTGCTGCCGCAGCCATTGGGCGTAGTAGGCATTGTCGTACCGTGGAACTATCCTCTGCTGTTGGCCATTGGTCCACTCGCCTATGCTTTGGCAGCAGGCAATAGGGTCATGATTAAAATGTCTGAATTAACAGCCGCTGTGGGTGGATTTTTTGAGCAGCTCATTCAAAACTCAAGACTTGCTGAAACGATACAAATCGTCAATGGAGATATTGAAATCGCCAAATCGTTTAGCCAATTGCCTTTTGGTCATTTACTGTTTACTGGTTCGCCGAAAGTAGGGTCGCAAGTGATGAAAGCCGCAGCTGAACATCTTACCCCTGTTACGTTGGAGTTAGGGGGGAAATCACCTGTTTTTATTTCGAATACCCTAAAGCCGCAGTTTTTAAAACGCCTTTTCATGGCTAAAGTCGCCAATGCGGGACAAACCTGCATAGCTCCCGATTTTTTACTTATTCCAAAGAATCGGGAGCAACTGATTGAGGATGAATTCAGGCAATTCATTGATGAGCATTATCCAAACCTAATAGATAATCAGGATTATTCAAGCATCATTTCAACCGAGCACAAGCAAAGGTTAGAAAATATCCTTAAAGATGCTGAAATGAAAGGTGCTCGAATTGTTACAATAGGGAATGGCGTTAAAAATGGCAGAAAATTACCAATCCATTTAATTTTTAATGCCAGTTTAGCAATGAAAGTGATGCAGGAGGAAATATTTGGGCCGATTTTGCCTGTACTCTGCTACCAATCCCTTAATGATGCTTTAGAGCAAATTAATGCTTTTGCAAATCCGCTTGTTCTTTATTACTACGGCTCTGATCAACAAGAAATCGAGCAGTTGAGCATGAGAACTTTATCCGGTGCGTTATGCATCAATGATAGCCTAACCTATATTGGAATTGATGATCTGCCTTTCGGAGGCGTGGGGCAAAGTGGAATGGGTTATTATCACGCTCAGGAAGGCTTTGATGTGTTTTCCAAATTAAAAGCGGTTTTTGTGCAAAAACGGTTTAATATGGTTCCCTGGTTTTATCCTCCCTATGGGTGGTTAACTACGTTTTTGCTAACCAAAATTTCTGGACTTCATCTTAAGGAGAAGAAATGA
- the dnaQ gene encoding DNA polymerase III subunit epsilon: MRQIVLDTETTGIGHELGHRIIEIGCVEMIDRKLTGKHFHIYLNPEREVDEGAFRVHGISNEFLQDKPLFKDVVHDFITFIQHSELIIHNAAFDVGFLNAELQLIGWPKRIDDYCNVCDTLILAREKHPGQRNSLDALCKRYEIDNSNRTLHGALLDAEILASVYLAMTGGQTTLFDDEIELITNAVLAVPERRESLSSRSPILPANEEELAKHNDFIEFLIKKSGINLWTKDEEEIV; the protein is encoded by the coding sequence ATGCGCCAAATTGTTCTAGATACCGAAACAACGGGTATTGGCCACGAGCTTGGTCATAGAATAATTGAGATTGGTTGTGTGGAAATGATTGACCGCAAGCTTACTGGAAAGCATTTTCACATCTATCTCAATCCCGAACGCGAAGTGGATGAAGGTGCTTTCCGTGTCCATGGCATCAGTAATGAATTCCTTCAGGATAAGCCTTTATTCAAAGATGTTGTTCATGACTTTATAACCTTTATCCAACACTCTGAACTGATTATCCACAATGCCGCTTTTGATGTTGGTTTTCTAAATGCGGAATTACAATTAATTGGCTGGCCTAAACGCATAGACGATTACTGCAATGTTTGTGATACTTTGATTCTTGCTCGAGAAAAACATCCGGGCCAACGCAATAGCTTGGATGCCCTTTGTAAACGCTATGAAATAGATAACTCAAACCGTACCCTTCATGGCGCTTTGCTGGACGCTGAAATTTTAGCTTCAGTTTACCTGGCCATGACAGGCGGCCAAACCACTCTTTTTGATGATGAAATTGAGCTCATTACAAATGCGGTTCTGGCTGTTCCAGAGCGTCGAGAAAGCTTATCCAGCCGCTCCCCAATTCTGCCTGCGAACGAAGAGGAACTTGCAAAACATAATGACTTCATTGAATTTTTAATTAAAAAATCCGGTATAAACTTATGGACTAAGGATGAGGAGGAAATTGTTTAA